In Streptomyces dangxiongensis, one DNA window encodes the following:
- a CDS encoding STAS domain-containing protein, whose protein sequence is MITVRMQHGDTTVALLPEEIDYDNASLVGAQCGDLIRQGCRTLILDASTVKYLDSSAISTFILLLRLLDDHDGTLRLAALDDHYRHNLRILGLDSLFPLYPTVEAAHRPYAISENTEMSQPSRSA, encoded by the coding sequence ATGATCACGGTGCGGATGCAACACGGGGACACCACGGTGGCGCTGCTGCCGGAAGAGATCGACTACGACAACGCGTCCCTGGTCGGCGCCCAGTGCGGGGACCTGATCAGGCAGGGTTGCCGCACCCTGATCCTGGACGCCTCCACCGTCAAGTACCTCGACTCCTCAGCCATCAGCACGTTCATCCTGCTGTTGCGTCTCCTCGACGACCACGACGGCACCTTGCGGCTGGCCGCCCTCGACGACCATTACCGGCACAACCTGCGCATTCTCGGTCTCGACTCGTTGTTCCCCCTCTACCCCACCGTGGAAGCCGCCCACCGCCCCTACGCCATCAGCGAGAACACGGAGATGTCACAGCCCTCCCGCTCCGCCTGA
- a CDS encoding aldehyde dehydrogenase family protein, which translates to MPTSEPHRVPGRRAARFAVVDPATGETFDEAPDQQPDELDAVVDRAHRAWHGWRADPAARTTALRVAAGAVETAGDDLARLLTREQGKPLAESYAEITRTAARLRYFADLAPATRRIDDGRPVHSEIRWRPLGPVAAIVPWNFPLQLAAAKFAPALAAGNTMVLKPSPFTPLATRLLGSVLATALPADVLTVVTGREPLGARLASHPGIRHVTFTGSVPTGRAVAAAAAASLARVTLELGGNDAAVLLDDVEVDRIADRLFWAAFRNCGQVCMAVKRVYAPARLHAEVVEALAQRARTVTVGAGLDPDTRLGPVNNAPQLARVEQVAEQALADGARAAAGGHRLDRPGYFFAPTILTDVPPGSPVVTQEQFGPVLPVLPYRSLDEAVDAANGTGFGLGGSVWGTDPDRAEAVADRLECGTAWINHHAELSLAQPFAGVKNSGVGVAGGPWGLYGNLRPFVVHRPQEA; encoded by the coding sequence ATGCCGACCTCCGAGCCCCACCGCGTCCCCGGACGCCGGGCCGCGCGTTTCGCCGTCGTCGACCCGGCCACCGGGGAGACCTTCGACGAGGCCCCCGACCAGCAGCCGGACGAGTTGGACGCCGTGGTCGACCGGGCCCACCGGGCCTGGCACGGCTGGCGCGCCGACCCCGCCGCCCGCACCACCGCGCTGCGCGTGGCGGCCGGTGCCGTGGAGACGGCCGGCGACGACCTCGCCCGGTTGCTCACCCGGGAACAGGGCAAGCCCCTGGCCGAGTCGTACGCGGAGATCACCCGTACGGCGGCCCGCCTGCGCTATTTCGCGGACCTGGCCCCCGCAACGCGGCGGATCGACGACGGCCGGCCCGTGCACAGCGAGATCCGCTGGCGCCCCCTCGGACCCGTCGCCGCGATCGTGCCGTGGAACTTTCCCCTCCAGCTCGCGGCGGCGAAGTTCGCGCCCGCGCTCGCGGCGGGCAACACCATGGTCCTCAAACCGTCCCCGTTCACCCCCCTCGCCACCCGACTGCTCGGCTCCGTCCTCGCCACCGCCCTGCCCGCGGACGTACTGACCGTCGTCACCGGCCGCGAACCCCTCGGCGCCCGCCTGGCCTCCCACCCGGGCATCCGCCACGTCACCTTCACCGGCTCGGTGCCCACCGGGCGGGCCGTCGCCGCAGCGGCGGCGGCCTCGCTCGCCCGGGTCACCCTGGAACTGGGCGGCAACGACGCCGCCGTCCTGCTGGACGACGTCGAGGTGGACCGGATCGCGGACCGGCTGTTCTGGGCCGCGTTCCGCAACTGCGGTCAGGTCTGCATGGCGGTCAAGCGCGTCTACGCCCCGGCCCGGCTCCACGCCGAGGTCGTCGAAGCCCTCGCCCAGCGCGCGAGGACCGTCACCGTCGGGGCCGGCCTCGACCCGGACACCCGGCTGGGCCCGGTCAACAACGCCCCCCAGCTCGCCCGGGTCGAGCAGGTCGCTGAGCAGGCCCTGGCGGACGGCGCCCGGGCGGCGGCCGGCGGCCACCGGCTGGACCGGCCGGGCTACTTCTTCGCTCCCACGATCCTCACCGACGTCCCGCCCGGCAGCCCGGTGGTGACCCAGGAACAGTTCGGGCCGGTCCTGCCGGTGCTGCCGTACCGGAGCCTCGACGAGGCCGTCGACGCGGCCAACGGCACCGGCTTCGGGCTGGGCGGCTCCGTCTGGGGCACCGATCCCGACCGGGCCGAGGCGGTGGCCGACCGGCTCGAATGCGGCACGGCCTGGATCAACCACCATGCGGAGCTGTCCCTCGCCCAGCCCTTCGCGGGCGTCAAGAACAGCGGTGTCGGCGTCGCGGGCGGACCGTGGGGGCTGTACGGCAACCTCCGGCCCTTCGTCGTCCACCGCCCGCAGGAGGCATGA
- a CDS encoding (5-formylfuran-3-yl)methyl phosphate synthase — MLLLISPDSVEEALDCAKAAEHLDIVDVKKPDEGSLGANFPWVIREIRDAVPADKPVSATVGDVPYKPGTVAQAALGAVVSGATYIKVGLYGCTTPEQGIEVMRAVVRAVKDHRPEALVVASGYADAHRIGCVNPLALPDIAARSGADAAMLDTAVKDGTGLFDHVAPDACAEFVRLAHASGLLAALAGSVKQSDLGPLTRIGTDIVGVRGAVCEGGDRNAGRIRPHLVAAFRAEMDRQAWEHAAGVPAVN; from the coding sequence GTGTTGCTTCTCATCTCCCCGGACAGCGTCGAGGAGGCCCTCGACTGTGCGAAGGCGGCGGAACACCTCGACATCGTCGACGTCAAGAAACCCGACGAGGGCTCCCTCGGCGCCAACTTCCCCTGGGTCATCCGGGAGATCCGCGACGCGGTCCCGGCGGACAAACCGGTGTCCGCCACCGTGGGAGACGTCCCGTACAAGCCGGGCACGGTGGCGCAGGCCGCGCTCGGCGCGGTCGTCTCCGGCGCCACGTACATCAAGGTCGGCCTCTACGGATGCACGACGCCCGAGCAGGGCATCGAGGTCATGCGCGCGGTCGTCCGGGCGGTCAAGGACCACCGCCCCGAAGCACTCGTCGTCGCCTCCGGCTACGCCGACGCCCACCGCATCGGCTGCGTCAACCCGCTCGCCCTGCCCGACATCGCCGCCCGTTCCGGCGCCGACGCGGCCATGCTCGACACCGCCGTCAAGGACGGGACGGGACTGTTCGACCACGTTGCGCCGGACGCCTGCGCGGAGTTCGTCCGGCTGGCCCACGCCTCCGGTCTGCTCGCCGCCCTCGCGGGCAGTGTCAAACAGAGCGACCTCGGTCCGCTGACCCGCATCGGCACGGACATCGTGGGCGTACGCGGAGCGGTCTGCGAGGGCGGCGACCGCAATGCCGGAAGGATCCGGCCGCATCTGGTGGCCGCCTTCCGGGCGGAGATGGACCGGCAGGCCTGGGAGCACGCGGCCGGCGTCCCCGCCGTGAACTGA
- a CDS encoding beta-L-arabinofuranosidase domain-containing protein — protein MPPVRTDIGTGALPFDLGRVRLTASRWLDNQNRTTAYLRFVDVDRLLYNFRANHRLSTGGAAATGGWEAPDFPFRSHVQGHFLTAWAQSYAVTGDTTVRDKALHMVAELARCQANNSAAGFTPGYLSGYPESDFTALEAGTLKNGNVPYYTVHKTMAGLLEVWRRIGSTQARDVLLALAGWVDTRTGRLTTAQTQAMLATEFGGMNAVLADLHQQTGDERWLAVAQRFDHAAVFDPLAANRDALAGLHANTQVPKWIGAIREYKATGNTRYRDIATNAWNICVGAHTYAIGGNSQAEHFHAPNAIASYLTNDTCESCNTVNMLTLTRELFTVTPDRAELFDFYEQAWLNHIIGNQNPADPHGHITYFTPLRPGARRGVGPAWGGGTWSTDYTTFWCCQGTGVEAHTRLMDSLYFHSGTTLTVNMFVPSVLSWTERGITVTQTTTYPVGDTTSLRVTGEAGGTWAMRVRIPGWAAGATISVNGTVQDIAASPGSYATLNRTWASGDTVTVRLPMRTAVRTANDNPGVGAVTYGPVVLSGDFGDAALSALPALDVASVRRTSSTTLAFTATANGSAVGLGPFYDAQGHNYTVYWNTSGLTTVHLVNVASGLLLGVDRMSTTDGARALQWDDNGTADHGWEMVPDGDAFRFRNANSGKVLGVSNMATADGAAVLQWSDNGTADHRWLLLDQNDGTYKIRNVNSGKLLGMENGSTAIGAFAVQDSDNGTADNRWRIVRA, from the coding sequence TTGCCGCCGGTCCGCACCGACATCGGGACCGGGGCGCTGCCCTTCGACCTCGGCCGGGTCCGGCTGACCGCGAGCCGGTGGCTCGACAACCAGAACCGCACCACGGCCTACCTCCGCTTCGTCGACGTCGACCGGCTGCTGTACAACTTCCGCGCCAACCACCGCCTGTCCACGGGCGGCGCAGCCGCCACCGGTGGCTGGGAGGCCCCCGACTTCCCCTTCCGCAGCCATGTGCAGGGCCATTTCCTCACCGCCTGGGCGCAGTCGTACGCCGTGACGGGCGATACGACGGTCCGCGACAAGGCGTTGCACATGGTCGCGGAGCTGGCCAGGTGCCAGGCCAACAACAGCGCAGCGGGCTTCACCCCGGGATACCTCTCCGGCTATCCCGAGTCCGACTTCACCGCACTCGAGGCCGGCACACTGAAGAACGGCAACGTGCCGTACTACACCGTCCACAAGACGATGGCCGGCCTGCTGGAGGTGTGGCGGCGCATCGGCAGCACCCAGGCCCGCGACGTACTGCTGGCCCTGGCGGGGTGGGTCGACACGCGCACCGGCCGGCTGACCACGGCGCAGACGCAGGCCATGCTGGCCACCGAGTTCGGCGGCATGAACGCCGTCCTGGCCGACCTCCACCAACAGACCGGCGACGAGCGGTGGCTCGCCGTCGCACAACGGTTCGACCATGCCGCGGTGTTCGACCCGTTGGCGGCGAACCGGGACGCGCTCGCCGGGTTGCACGCCAACACCCAGGTCCCCAAGTGGATCGGCGCGATCCGCGAGTACAAGGCCACCGGCAACACCCGCTACCGCGACATCGCCACGAATGCGTGGAACATCTGCGTCGGCGCGCACACCTACGCCATCGGCGGCAACAGCCAGGCCGAGCACTTCCACGCCCCGAACGCCATCGCCTCCTACCTCACCAACGACACCTGCGAGAGCTGCAACACCGTCAACATGCTCACCCTCACCCGGGAGCTGTTCACCGTGACGCCGGATCGGGCCGAACTGTTCGACTTCTATGAACAGGCCTGGCTCAACCACATCATCGGCAACCAGAACCCGGCCGATCCCCACGGGCACATCACCTACTTCACCCCGCTCCGACCGGGGGCCCGGCGCGGAGTGGGCCCGGCGTGGGGCGGCGGCACCTGGAGCACCGACTACACCACCTTCTGGTGCTGCCAGGGCACCGGCGTGGAAGCGCACACCCGGCTGATGGACTCCCTCTACTTCCACTCCGGCACCACCCTGACCGTCAACATGTTCGTGCCGTCGGTACTTTCCTGGACCGAGCGCGGTATCACCGTCACCCAGACCACCACGTACCCGGTCGGCGACACCACGAGCCTGCGCGTCACGGGCGAGGCCGGCGGCACCTGGGCGATGCGCGTCCGCATCCCCGGATGGGCGGCCGGGGCCACCATCAGCGTCAACGGCACCGTGCAGGACATCGCCGCCAGCCCTGGCAGTTACGCGACGCTGAACCGCACCTGGGCCTCCGGCGACACGGTCACCGTGCGGTTGCCCATGCGGACCGCCGTACGGACGGCGAACGACAACCCCGGCGTCGGCGCGGTCACCTACGGCCCGGTCGTCCTGTCCGGCGACTTCGGCGACGCCGCCCTGAGCGCCCTCCCCGCGCTGGACGTGGCATCGGTCAGGCGGACCAGCTCCACGACGCTCGCCTTCACCGCCACCGCGAACGGCTCCGCCGTCGGCCTCGGCCCCTTCTACGACGCTCAGGGCCACAACTACACCGTCTACTGGAACACCAGCGGTCTGACCACGGTCCACCTGGTCAACGTGGCCAGCGGCCTCCTGCTGGGCGTCGACAGGATGTCGACCACGGACGGCGCCCGGGCCCTCCAGTGGGACGACAACGGGACCGCCGACCACGGCTGGGAAATGGTCCCGGACGGGGACGCCTTCCGGTTCCGCAATGCCAACAGCGGCAAGGTCCTCGGTGTGTCGAACATGGCCACGGCCGACGGCGCCGCCGTCCTCCAGTGGTCCGACAACGGCACCGCCGACCATCGCTGGCTCCTGCTCGACCAGAACGACGGCACGTACAAGATCCGCAACGTGAACAGCGGCAAGTTGCTCGGCATGGAGAACGGCTCCACCGCCATCGGCGCCTTCGCGGTCCAGGACTCGGACAACGGCACGGCCGACAACCGCTGGCGCATCGTACGCGCCTGA
- a CDS encoding class I SAM-dependent methyltransferase — protein sequence MAGTAQRHTDAEGTDAGVDGGVGLTALLVAAARAIETHRHDSLAQDVYAEHFVRAAPACADWPVRLQRVPDGDGNPLWGRFARYFGLRTRVLDDFVLRSVRTSVRQVVLLGAGLDTRAFRLDWPSDCVVFEIDRAGVLAFKHQVLTGLPATPKVKRVPVPVDLRADWVAALTTAGFDPAAPSVWLAEGLLFYLPSPVETYLIDTVDRLTTEGSALAFEAKLEKDLLEYRDSAIYTATREQIGIDLLHLFDKGPRPDSAGDLTAKGWSTSVHTPFDFTHQYGRGPLPEPNDALEGNRWVFAHKPRP from the coding sequence ATGGCCGGCACGGCGCAGCGGCACACGGACGCGGAGGGCACGGACGCAGGCGTGGACGGAGGCGTGGGGCTGACCGCCCTCCTGGTCGCCGCGGCACGGGCGATCGAGACCCACCGCCACGACAGCCTGGCCCAGGACGTCTACGCGGAACACTTCGTGCGGGCCGCCCCGGCGTGCGCGGACTGGCCGGTGCGCCTCCAGCGGGTCCCGGACGGGGACGGCAACCCGCTGTGGGGGCGGTTCGCCCGCTACTTCGGCCTGCGGACCAGGGTCCTCGACGACTTCGTCCTCCGGTCGGTCCGTACGAGCGTTCGCCAAGTGGTGCTCCTGGGCGCGGGGTTGGACACCCGTGCCTTCCGGCTGGACTGGCCGTCCGACTGCGTGGTCTTCGAGATCGACAGGGCGGGCGTGCTGGCGTTCAAGCACCAGGTGCTCACGGGCCTGCCGGCCACCCCGAAGGTGAAGCGCGTCCCCGTACCGGTCGACCTGCGCGCCGACTGGGTCGCCGCGTTGACCACCGCCGGCTTCGACCCGGCCGCACCGAGCGTCTGGCTGGCCGAGGGACTGCTCTTCTACCTGCCGAGCCCCGTGGAGACGTACCTCATCGACACGGTGGACCGGCTGACCACGGAAGGCAGCGCGCTGGCCTTCGAGGCCAAGCTGGAGAAGGATCTGCTGGAGTACCGCGACAGCGCGATCTACACGGCGACACGCGAACAGATCGGCATCGACCTGCTCCACCTCTTCGACAAGGGACCACGACCCGACTCCGCGGGCGACCTGACGGCCAAGGGCTGGTCCACCTCGGTACACACCCCCTTCGACTTCACCCACCAGTACGGACGCGGCCCCCTCCCCGAGCCGAACGACGCGCTGGAGGGGAACCGCTGGGTGTTCGCGCACAAGCCCCGGCCATGA
- a CDS encoding COG4705 family protein, which yields MTTEHVLDDRAPAPVRRTADKVPEVTVCFWIVKVLTTGMGETASDLLARLLGPVPAVAFGGLALVASLAVQFALRRYAAWAYWTAVVMVSVFGTMAADVLHVGLGVPYAVSAPAFTAVLAAVLVLWYASERTLSVHTIRTRRREAFYWAAVLATFALGTAAGDLTATVGFGYLGSVVLFAAAICVPALAHRSGALNAVTAFWTAYVITRPLGASLADWTALGHTRGGLGLGLTPVTLAWTAAIIGFVAYLTMSQRGTRAAAV from the coding sequence ATGACCACAGAGCACGTCCTCGACGACCGCGCCCCTGCCCCCGTACGCCGGACGGCGGACAAGGTGCCGGAGGTGACCGTCTGCTTCTGGATCGTCAAGGTGCTGACCACCGGCATGGGCGAGACGGCGTCGGACCTGCTCGCCCGTCTGCTCGGACCGGTACCGGCGGTCGCGTTCGGCGGCCTCGCCCTGGTGGCCTCCCTGGCCGTCCAGTTCGCTCTGCGCCGCTACGCCGCCTGGGCCTACTGGACAGCGGTCGTCATGGTCAGCGTGTTCGGCACCATGGCCGCCGACGTCCTGCACGTCGGTCTCGGCGTGCCGTACGCGGTGTCGGCGCCGGCTTTCACGGCCGTACTGGCAGCGGTCCTCGTCCTCTGGTACGCGAGCGAGCGGACGCTGTCCGTCCACACGATCCGGACCCGCCGTCGCGAAGCGTTCTACTGGGCGGCCGTGCTCGCCACCTTCGCCCTCGGCACCGCCGCGGGCGACCTCACCGCCACGGTCGGCTTCGGCTACCTGGGGTCGGTGGTCCTCTTCGCCGCCGCCATCTGCGTCCCCGCGCTGGCCCACCGCTCCGGCGCCCTGAACGCGGTGACCGCCTTCTGGACCGCGTACGTCATCACCCGCCCCCTCGGCGCCTCCCTCGCCGACTGGACGGCACTCGGCCACACCCGCGGCGGCCTGGGCCTCGGCCTGACACCGGTCACCCTCGCGTGGACGGCCGCGATCATCGGCTTCGTGGCGTACCTGACCATGTCACAACGCGGCACACGCGCCGCCGCGGTCTGA
- a CDS encoding acyl-CoA dehydrogenase family protein has translation MADKLLFNPRGHDPAHFDPETRRLLRATVDWFEERGKRRLLEDYRTRAWLGDFLDFAAKENLFATFLTPASTAGEGEPDKRWDTARIAALNEILGFYGLDYWYAWQVTILGLGPVWQSDNAAARARAAQLLDRGEVFAFGLSEKAHGADIYSTDMLLEPDGDGGFRATGSKYYIGNGNAAGLVSVFGRRTDVEGPDGYVFFAADSRHPAYHLVKNVVDSSKFVSEFRLEGYPVAAEDVLHTGRAAFDAALNTVNVGKFNLCTASIGICEHAMYEAVTHAHNRVLYGRPVTAFPHVRRELTDAYVRLVGMKLFSDRAVDYFRSAGPDDRRYLLFNPMTKMKVTTEGEKVIDLMWDVVAAKGFEKDNYFAQAAVEIRGLPKLEGTVHVNLALILKFMRNHLLDPVEYPGVPTRLDAADDDFLFRQGPARGLGAVRFHDWRPAFEAYAHLPNVARLREQADALCEFVATAAPDAEQSRDLDLVLSVGQLFALVVHGQLVLEQAALTGLDEDVLDELFAVLVRDFSAHAVELYGKDSATEAQQEWALGAVRRPVVDEARTGRVWQQVEALSGTYEMAP, from the coding sequence ATGGCTGACAAGCTGCTGTTCAACCCGCGCGGCCACGACCCCGCGCACTTCGACCCCGAGACGCGCCGCTTGCTGCGTGCCACCGTCGACTGGTTCGAGGAGCGCGGGAAGCGGCGGCTGCTGGAGGACTACCGGACCCGCGCGTGGCTCGGTGACTTCCTCGACTTCGCCGCGAAGGAGAACCTGTTCGCCACCTTCCTGACGCCTGCGTCCACCGCGGGGGAGGGGGAGCCGGACAAGCGGTGGGACACCGCCCGGATAGCCGCGCTCAACGAGATCCTCGGCTTCTACGGCCTGGACTACTGGTACGCCTGGCAGGTGACGATCCTCGGCCTCGGCCCGGTCTGGCAGAGCGACAACGCCGCCGCCCGAGCCCGCGCCGCTCAACTCCTCGACCGGGGCGAGGTGTTCGCGTTCGGCCTGTCCGAGAAGGCCCACGGCGCCGACATCTACTCCACCGACATGCTGCTCGAACCCGACGGCGACGGAGGCTTCCGCGCCACCGGCTCCAAGTACTACATCGGCAACGGCAACGCCGCCGGACTCGTCTCCGTCTTCGGCCGCCGCACCGACGTCGAGGGCCCCGACGGCTATGTGTTCTTCGCCGCCGACAGCCGTCACCCCGCCTACCACCTGGTCAAGAACGTCGTCGACTCCTCGAAGTTCGTCAGCGAGTTCCGCCTGGAGGGGTATCCCGTAGCCGCCGAGGACGTCCTGCACACGGGCCGCGCCGCCTTCGACGCCGCCCTCAACACCGTCAACGTCGGTAAGTTCAACCTGTGCACCGCGTCGATCGGCATCTGCGAGCACGCGATGTACGAGGCCGTCACCCACGCCCACAACCGCGTCCTGTACGGCCGCCCCGTCACCGCCTTCCCGCACGTGCGGCGCGAGCTGACCGACGCGTACGTCAGGCTCGTCGGCATGAAGCTGTTCAGCGACCGTGCCGTCGACTACTTCCGCTCCGCCGGCCCGGACGACCGCCGCTACCTGCTCTTCAACCCGATGACGAAGATGAAGGTGACCACGGAGGGCGAGAAGGTCATCGACCTGATGTGGGACGTGGTCGCGGCCAAGGGCTTCGAGAAGGACAACTACTTCGCCCAGGCGGCGGTGGAGATCCGCGGCCTGCCGAAGCTGGAGGGTACGGTCCACGTCAACCTGGCGCTGATCCTGAAGTTCATGCGCAACCACCTCCTCGACCCGGTCGAGTACCCCGGCGTGCCGACCCGCCTCGACGCGGCCGACGACGACTTCCTGTTCCGGCAGGGGCCGGCCCGCGGCCTCGGCGCGGTGCGCTTCCACGACTGGCGACCCGCCTTCGAGGCCTACGCGCACCTGCCCAACGTGGCCCGCCTCCGCGAACAGGCCGACGCGCTCTGTGAATTCGTCGCCACCGCCGCCCCCGACGCGGAGCAGAGCCGCGATCTCGACCTCGTCCTCTCGGTCGGTCAGCTCTTCGCCCTCGTCGTGCACGGGCAGCTCGTCCTGGAACAGGCGGCCCTGACCGGGCTCGACGAGGACGTGCTCGACGAACTCTTCGCCGTTCTCGTGCGGGACTTCTCCGCGCACGCCGTCGAGCTGTACGGCAAGGACTCGGCGACCGAGGCGCAGCAGGAGTGGGCGCTGGGTGCCGTCCGGCGGCCGGTCGTCGACGAGGCACGCACGGGGCGGGTCTGGCAGCAGGTCGAGGCGCTGTCCGGCACGTACGAGATGGCGCCGTAG
- a CDS encoding NAD(P)-dependent alcohol dehydrogenase, producing MRFQAAVLRAYEDPFAIEEVTLRTEPAVGEILVEIAGCGMCRTDLAVRRSAGSSPLPAVLGHEGAGVVVHAGGGPDSGIGVGDHVVLSFDSCGHCGNCRGAAPAYCDSFASLNLFGGRKEEAPRLTDATGGALAPRWFGQSSFAEYALVPARNAVRVDPALPVELLGPLGCGFLTGAGAVLNAFGAGPGDTLAVFGAGAVGLAAVMAATAAGALTVAVDRHPRRLALAERFGAIPLPAGTAGLPERIRRLTDGGARYALDTTASAPLINDALRALRPTGSLGLVARLHTALPLEPGTLDRGRSIRHICEGDAVPGLLIPLLTGLWQAGRFPFDQLVRTYPLADINEAERDCDAGRVVKPVLLPEGRSR from the coding sequence ATGAGGTTCCAGGCGGCCGTACTGCGCGCGTACGAGGACCCGTTCGCGATCGAGGAGGTGACCCTGCGCACGGAACCCGCCGTCGGCGAGATCCTGGTCGAGATCGCGGGCTGCGGGATGTGCCGGACCGACCTCGCGGTCCGGCGGTCGGCCGGCTCCAGCCCGCTGCCGGCGGTGCTCGGCCACGAGGGTGCCGGGGTCGTGGTGCACGCGGGCGGCGGCCCGGACAGCGGAATCGGCGTCGGTGACCACGTCGTGCTGAGCTTCGACTCCTGCGGACACTGCGGGAACTGCCGTGGCGCGGCTCCCGCCTACTGCGACTCCTTCGCCTCCCTCAACCTCTTCGGAGGACGCAAGGAGGAGGCGCCGCGGCTCACCGACGCGACCGGGGGAGCGCTGGCCCCCCGGTGGTTCGGCCAGTCCTCGTTCGCCGAGTACGCGCTCGTCCCGGCCCGCAACGCCGTCCGGGTCGACCCCGCACTGCCCGTCGAACTGCTCGGACCGCTCGGCTGCGGCTTCCTCACCGGCGCCGGAGCCGTGCTGAACGCCTTCGGCGCCGGCCCCGGCGACACCCTGGCGGTCTTCGGCGCGGGAGCGGTGGGCCTGGCCGCGGTGATGGCGGCCACCGCCGCCGGCGCGCTGACCGTGGCCGTCGACCGGCATCCCCGACGGCTGGCGCTGGCCGAACGGTTCGGCGCGATCCCGCTGCCCGCCGGGACGGCCGGACTGCCCGAGCGGATCCGGCGGCTCACCGACGGCGGCGCGCGGTACGCGCTGGACACCACGGCCTCGGCCCCGCTCATCAACGACGCGCTGCGGGCACTGCGCCCCACCGGCAGCCTCGGCCTGGTGGCACGCCTCCACACCGCGCTGCCGCTCGAACCGGGCACGCTCGACCGAGGCCGCAGCATCCGTCACATCTGCGAGGGCGACGCCGTACCCGGGCTGCTGATACCCCTGCTGACCGGGTTGTGGCAGGCCGGACGCTTCCCCTTCGACCAGCTTGTCCGCACCTACCCGCTGGCCGACATCAACGAGGCCGAACGCGACTGTGACGCGGGCCGCGTGGTCAAACCCGTTCTGCTCCCGGAGGGAAGAAGCCGATGA
- a CDS encoding rhamnogalacturonan lyase family protein yields the protein MEPRTGTARDCLALPWRTPARTRSRCPVRAATARFYEANNASAGDLDGTRLWRIDLGRDIRCGAHCTQFQVRLRRALSGAVAESRARRARAGCALPTPPRSRTRHLTRPQQGPSARQLAVSATLTARYAHNYRLDARTNGVRNHEPQSCQPTMPHGGAPTGPLVRTARTEGAPCPPTSTDDGFSRSPGPPSPPPPSAPSPATPPPGRRRCRRSAPTSGPGRCPSTSAGSG from the coding sequence GTGGAACCCCGGACGGGGACGGCCCGGGATTGCCTCGCGCTCCCGTGGCGCACGCCGGCGAGGACGCGCTCCCGGTGCCCGGTGCGTGCCGCGACCGCGCGGTTCTACGAGGCGAACAACGCCTCCGCCGGCGACCTGGACGGCACTCGGTTGTGGCGCATCGACCTGGGCCGCGACATCCGCTGCGGCGCGCACTGCACGCAGTTCCAGGTACGACTACGACGAGCCCTTTCAGGCGCCGTGGCGGAGTCGCGGGCCCGACGGGCACGGGCCGGATGCGCTCTCCCTACGCCACCGAGATCCAGGACCAGGCACCTCACGCGACCGCAACAGGGCCCATCCGCGCGGCAATTGGCCGTGTCGGCAACGTTGACTGCCCGCTACGCGCACAACTATCGTCTCGACGCTCGCACGAACGGCGTTCGAAATCACGAACCACAGAGTTGTCAGCCCACCATGCCTCACGGTGGAGCGCCGACAGGCCCCCTCGTCCGTACCGCCCGAACGGAAGGTGCGCCATGTCCTCCCACGTCAACAGACGACGGCTTCTCCAGATCGCCGGGGCCACCGTCGCCGCCTCCGCCGTCGGCCCCCTCTCCGGCAACGCCGCCGCCCGGGCGGCGGCGTTGCCGCCGGTCCGCACCGACATCGGGACCGGGGCGCTGCCCTTCGACCTCGGCCGGGTCCGGCTGA